The DNA segment GAGGCGATTGGTGAAGCCAACTTCGAGCAAGTGCAGAGCCTTGGTGAGCAGGGCCTGATAGCGGGCAAGGTAAGACTCGGCATCTCGGTACGTCGTGTTTTTCGTCATGAAGGCTATGCAAGAGTCGAGGCTTGACAAAATATCGGCAAACGTGTCGTCCTCTACAAGTCGGCCTGCTCCTGGAGCATTGAGTCGTCTGCTGACATTGTCCAGATACGCGTAGTAGTGAAGATCTGTGCCAACATCATCGGCCAGCTTCTGCAACCGTTTCTGCTCTGTGAGTAGGTCGTCGCATTGGGCCTTGAAAGAGCTGGTTTGGTCGTCAACTGCCCGGAACGACTGGCTCAGGGATTCGAGAACCTTGAGAGCACTATTCGCATCTTCAACGAGGGTGCCCAAGTGTCGTTCAGTCATGACCAGCTGATCGTGGTACAACAGGAATTCCTGTTGACTTGCTTCCAGTAGCTCCTTGTCCAGCTCGGCATCGTGAGCGTCCTGTTCGACCGGCAGCTTTGCCGCCACAGACTCCGGAACGCCCAATGCTTCCCACGTTCGGCCATGTCGTATCCTcctgcccttcttcttcttgtggTGTGGCTTTCCACCTATTTGGGCCTTGACGATGTCGTAGAAATCCGAGTACGACTTTGCTCTTCGTGACAAGGTAGGTTCTGGTGGGGAATTGGtgtcttcttggtcttcgAAAAGAACTGGGAGCGATCCCGCGCCATCGACATTGTCTACACCCTGTACATATGGAGCTTTTCAGTCAAGAGTATTTCTTGAGTATATAGCTCCTGAGAGCCCAGGCCACTTACATTTGGAGGCTGAAGCAGTGACTTCTTTCTTTGATGGCCTGAGCTTTGCGCCTgtcgctgctgttgttggtagTCGGGTACAAAGCTGTACCAAGAGTCTTCAAACATTTTTGTTTCTTAGCTCCCGTGGGATTCGGTCGATTTGTTGCTAACACCGGCTCCGGTGGCCGTCTCCGTATGTCTTCTCGGATGCCGCGAATATCTGGCCGCAACGCAACGGGCGGGACCCTTCACCGCGACCGACAGCACGCCCTGGCTCCCTACAAGTGCCCCACAATCCAGTGGTGGGATGCGGGGCGCACGGGCCGCATGTTAAGCTCTTTGATGCCAAGACATGAGCTTGGGGACCATCTTATTGAAGAAAAAGGTTCATGCCTGCTGCATCCGAAGACAGCCTCGTGAACACCCAGTGACCTCACCATCTCGGGCCATCACTGGTATTTCAGTCGAACTCGGATACCCAAGGCATTTTGGTGGTCAGGGTATGAAGCCGACGACAATCCGAGCTCTTCTGTTCTCTCACCTCTGACACAAAGGAATCTGGAAGCCAATCAGACCCGGCATATATAAGTCAGCACTCAGAGACAGTTCAAGATAGCCTCGTCTGCCATGTATCGCACAGCTCTACGACGAACTGCCAGGACAGCAAAGCCTTCGCAATGGGTACGGCATTCAAGTACCGGGGGGGAAGCTCAGCCTCGCCGTTCCATCATCCCTCTCGTCGCTGGAGCTGTCCTTGTGGgagctggcgctggtggttTCTGGGCTTACCAAAACTACTCCCAACTATCCAAGCAACAAGAACAGGCTCGAAGCCCTAAACAGGCAGAAAAGGCCGAGATTCTCCGTGAGAAACCACGGAAGAAGGCAAAGTCTAGGGAGGAGAGCAATGAACTGATCAGCCCTCAACATGTCCAAGTCAAGCACAGTCATGACCACCCCGGCGTCTATGCTTGGGGTTCCAATGTGGGCAAGGTTGCTGCTCCTGACTCCAAGGAATCCAACATCAAGACACCACGGAGGATTTCCTTCTTTGACGGCCAGATTCTCAGGGATTTGAAGCTGGAACGAGACTTTGGCGTGGCAGTCAACGAAAAGGGTGACCTAGTTCAGTGGGGTGTCGGCTACAACAGAGATGCCCCCGGCCCGGAAGTTACCCTCAGGGGCAAAGATGTCACCAAGATCGCCGTCTCCCGGGACCGTGTCATTGCCCTCTCGTCCAACGGGCAAGTCTACTCCATTCCTGTTGCCAAAGCTGACCAGGCCTTTGCCGAAAACACACCAAACTCTCATTCTTCCTGGTCCATTTGGTCCGGCACCCCCAGCCTCACCCAGCACTACAGGACCCTCAAGCCTGCCAACTTGGGTTGGAACGAACAAGTGGTCGATGTCAAGTCCGGCCTTGAACACTGTCTGATGCTCACCTCCAGAGGTCGCGTCTTCTCGGCCGCCTCTAGCACAGAGGACTTTCCTTCCCGAGGTCAGCTCGGTGTTCCTGGGCTGACGTGGCAAAACCGCCCAGCTGGTCCATATGACCAGCCTCACGAGGTCGGCGGACTGCGCGGTTTCAAGGTCAGGGAGATCGCCACGGGTGACTACCactcccttgcccttgacaaCGAAGGGAGGGTCTTTTCCTTTGGTGATAACACCGTTGGCCAGCTTGGCTTCAAGACCGATCTCACAGCTACCCATATTGACACCCCCTCTCTGTTGCCCGTCAACCAGCTCTACGCCGGCACCAACCTCAAGCCCAAGGTTACCTCCATCGCCGCTGGCGGTCTCAGCAGCTTCTTCACCGTTGACGCCACCAAGGTTCAATCAGAGTCTGGGTCGGAGGTCATGCCCGCCTCTGAGCTCGGCAGAGTCGTGGCCGAGACGTGGGCTTGTGGTTCCGGTATCCACGGCGAACTCGGCGCAGGCAAATGGCTTCACGTCTCTGTTGCTCCCTCCAAGGTCAAGGCTCTTTCCGATCTCTATGAATACGACGAGGCAACCAATACTGTTCATCCTATTCGTCTCAAAAAGATCGCCGTAGGAAGCACCCATGTCTGTGCTGTCATGGACAATGTGCATGATTCCAAGGGGAACTCTAAGGGGGGTCCACAGTTTGGGAACGATGTCTTGTTCTGGGGAGGGAACGAGAGCTATCAGTTGGGCACGGGCAAGAGAAATAACACGAACGTGCCGATTTATATTGGGGCGTTGGATGGGGATAGTGTTGGGGCTGggaagatggatggggagctggggaggaATAGGCTCCAAATTgcgccgagggcgagggtgaatcTGTTGACTGATAAGGGGGGGAaggctgggaaggggaggcaaGTGGATGTGGAGCAGAGGGTAGAGTGTGGGAGGTGCGTAAGCGCTATCTACTCTGCCGTGTAAGATtggtttgatggggagatggacATGTATGGATACGTGTAAGAACAAAACTGTGGCAATGGGATGGATGATAAAGGAGTTGTATATGATGAAAGAGGGCAAGCAAAACTCCAATCGCATctcggttttttttttggcttgggaAAGGTTTCAATTTCATCATTTTGTCAACAGCACATGAACCTCATACATCCGAGTGCTTTACGATGCAACAACTCGCAACATTTTCGACTACCGAATGTCTACCTATGCCTTTGTACCTGCAGCTCGGGAACTAGCCGGCGGGTAATAAATcgacaccacaccaccgcaCCCCGTCCCGTCAAGATGAGCATATTCTAGATCCCGAGACGGGATAGAGAGGGGGATTCACCATGGCTAATCTGCTAACCCCTCCTTCGATGCTCAACGACGTCAGGCTACCATGGCTGTGATTGACGGGAATATTTCATTGCCATTGCGTCGCAGCTTGCAGATATTTCATATCTAGGTCTCGTCTCCCATTCTGGACAtgcttctctctctttgctTTGCCATTTCTGAGGTTTTGAACATTGCGCTCTTTAAATCAGCAAGATGCGGCTTCAAACCTCTGCAGGCTTGCTGCCCTTGATATCCCTAACCACAGCCTTGACAGAGACCCCCTTTCTCGGCTTCCCCTCCCCGTGGATCTCGCCCGACCCATCCGATGCCGAATGGCAAGCCGCGTACGAAAAAGCTGTGGCCTTTGTTTCTCAGCTCACCCTCACCGAAAAAGTCAACTTGACAACCGGCACGGGCTGGGAAGGCGACAGATGTATCGGCAAGACCGGCTCGGTCCCAAGattggggtttgaggggtttTGTCTGATGGATGGGCCGTTGGGTGTGAGATATGGTATGCCCTCCTGTCtcccttctccaacacctcccaaCTGACAGTCGATGATAGTCGACAAAGCCTCAGCCTTTCCCGCGGGCATGAATGCCGCAGCAACCTTCAGCAAACGCCTCATTCGTGCCCGGGGCGAAGCGATGGGTGAAGAGTTCCGCGGCAAGGGCGTTGATGTCCAGCTTGGTCCTGTTGCCGGAGCCCTAGGCAGAACACCGCAGGGAGGGAGAAACTGGGAGGGTTTCTCTCCTGATCCGTACCTTACTGGAGTGGCGATTGCGGAAACGATCAGGGGGATCCAGAGTAGGGGTGTGATTGCCTGTGCTAAGCATTACATTCTTAATGAGCAGGAGCATTTCCGCGGGAGTGTGGATGTGAGGATTGGCGATAAGACGATGCATGAGTTGTACCTGTGGCCGTTTGCGGATGCGGTGAGGGCTGGGGTGGGGAGTGTGATGTGTAGTTATAACAGGGTCAACGGGACGTATGCGTGTGAGAATAAGTGGGTGCAGAATTACTTGTTGAAGAGTGAGCTGGGGTTTAGGGGGTTTGGTGAGTTTCTGGCGGTGTGTCTTCCGGGAGGATGCTGATGAGAAAGACAGTGATGTCCGACTGGGGAGCACAACACAGCACCCTTGGCTCGGCCCTCTCGGGGCTCGATATGGCAATGCCAGGCGACATGATGGGTCCCCCTTCcgcctcatcacccccctaCGGCTCGCACTGGGGCGGCGCGCTCACCCAAGCCGTCCTCAAAGGCGAGGTTCCCCAGTGGCGCCTCGATGACATGGTCACCCGGATCATGACCTCCTTTTTCCGCGTCCACGTCGGGAGCTACACCTCCCGCCCAGAACCCAACTTCTCCGCCTGGACCCAAAACACCACTGGCCCCCAATACAAGTACTCCAACCGTCCCTGGACCACCGTCAACTCCCACGTCGATGTCCAAGCCAACCACTCGGCTCTCATCCGTGAACTAGCCGCCAAATCCACCGTCATCCTCAAGAACACCggcatcctccccctttccaaatCCTCCCTGACCAGCCTAGCAGTAATAGGCAACGACGCCCACGACAACCCCAACGGACCCAACTCCTGCCCTGAGCGAGCCTGCATCAACGGGACGGTAGCAATGGGATACGGCTCTGGCACGACCGACTTCCCCTATCTGATCTCACCCGCCACGGCCCTGTTGGGCCTCTCCCAGGAGCACAACATAACCTttttcaacaccacctccaactgGGACCTCCCCACCGCTCaatccaccgcctccaacgcTTCCGTCGCCATCGTCTTTGCAACCGCCACCTCGGGGGAGAATTTTGTGTCCATCGATGGGAATGCTGGCGATAGGAACAATCTCACGTTGTGGGACAACGGTGACGCTTTGATCCGCGCCGTGGCGGCTGTCAACCCTAACACCATCGTTGTGTTGCACACCTCGGGCCCTGTCGTCATTGATCACGCGGATAAACACCCGAATATTTCAGCTATCCTCTGGGCCGGGTTTCCCGGTCAGGAATCTGGGAACGGGCTGGCGGATGTTTTGTTTGGTGATGTCCACCCACAAGGCCGCAGCCCGTTTACCTGGGGTAAGGACTTGGAGTCGTACGGGGTTGAGTTGTTGACGGTGGCGCCTGATCCGAGGAGTCCGAGGCAGGAGTTTCCGGAGGGGGTGTTTGTTGACTATAGGTGGTTTTTGAgcgaggggaaaggggagagggggagggttacGTATGGGTTTGGGCACGGGGTTGGGTACACGGAGTTTGAGTATGGGGatttggttgttgagagggttggtgagaggggggggtaCGAGGTGAATAAGGGGAGGACGATACCGGcgccggtgatgggggaggttgttgatatAGGGGATTTAGAGGGGTGGACTGAGCCggaggggtttgaggggtggaggattcCGAGGTATGTTTACCCTTGGGTCAATGCGACTGTATATAACAGTGAGAATGGCACCGCGCGATCACCTGGCATTGGTGACTTCCCGCCGGAGGctagggatgggggggtgcAAGAGGAGCTACCGGCCGGTGGGAAGGAGGGTGGCAATGAGGGTTTGTATGAGGTTTTGTTTGAGGTGAAGGTGGATGTGAAGAATGCAgggacgagggagggggtggaggttgttcAGTTGGTGAGCTGCCTTGTTTGCTTCTTCTGTTGTGATCCCGTACGGCTGATGATGAATAGTACCTCTCACCCAACAACCCTCTCGCCCcgtctctcctcctccgcggCTTTGAcgacgtcctcctcgcccccaacgccaccaaaaccgtcaccttctccctcacccgtCGTGACATTAGCGAGTGGAACACCGAAGCCCAGAACTGGGAGATTCTCACCGAGTATCAGCAGACCGTCTTTGTCGGGTCGAGCTCGATGGATTTGAGGTTGAACAGGACACTGCCCCTTTGAAGAGACTTGAGAATCACACACTGAGCTAGGTAGCGATATCATGAACAGTTTCAATCTATCATCTACCAAGCTGTtttccttcctctcttccctgAACACAGCC comes from the Podospora pseudocomata strain CBS 415.72m chromosome 5, whole genome shotgun sequence genome and includes:
- a CDS encoding hypothetical protein (COG:D; COG:Z; EggNog:ENOG503P0DS) — encoded protein: MYRTALRRTARTAKPSQWVRHSSTGGEAQPRRSIIPLVAGAVLVGAGAGGFWAYQNYSQLSKQQEQARSPKQAEKAEILREKPRKKAKSREESNELISPQHVQVKHSHDHPGVYAWGSNVGKVAAPDSKESNIKTPRRISFFDGQILRDLKLERDFGVAVNEKGDLVQWGVGYNRDAPGPEVTLRGKDVTKIAVSRDRVIALSSNGQVYSIPVAKADQAFAENTPNSHSSWSIWSGTPSLTQHYRTLKPANLGWNEQVVDVKSGLEHCLMLTSRGRVFSAASSTEDFPSRGQLGVPGLTWQNRPAGPYDQPHEVGGLRGFKVREIATGDYHSLALDNEGRVFSFGDNTVGQLGFKTDLTATHIDTPSLLPVNQLYAGTNLKPKVTSIAAGGLSSFFTVDATKVQSESGSEVMPASELGRVVAETWACGSGIHGELGAGKWLHVSVAPSKVKALSDLYEYDEATNTVHPIRLKKIAVGSTHVCAVMDNVHDSKGNSKGGPQFGNDVLFWGGNESYQLGTGKRNNTNVPIYIGALDGDSVGAGKMDGELGRNRLQIAPRARVNLLTDKGGKAGKGRQVDVEQRVECGRCVSAIYSAV
- the BGL4_1 gene encoding beta-glucosidase (CAZy:GH3; COG:G; EggNog:ENOG503NVBN): MRLQTSAGLLPLISLTTALTETPFLGFPSPWISPDPSDAEWQAAYEKAVAFVSQLTLTEKVNLTTGTGWEGDRCIGKTGSVPRLGFEGFCLMDGPLGVRYVDKASAFPAGMNAAATFSKRLIRARGEAMGEEFRGKGVDVQLGPVAGALGRTPQGGRNWEGFSPDPYLTGVAIAETIRGIQSRGVIACAKHYILNEQEHFRGSVDVRIGDKTMHELYLWPFADAVRAGVGSVMCSYNRVNGTYACENKWVQNYLLKSELGFRGFVMSDWGAQHSTLGSALSGLDMAMPGDMMGPPSASSPPYGSHWGGALTQAVLKGEVPQWRLDDMVTRIMTSFFRVHVGSYTSRPEPNFSAWTQNTTGPQYKYSNRPWTTVNSHVDVQANHSALIRELAAKSTVILKNTGILPLSKSSLTSLAVIGNDAHDNPNGPNSCPERACINGTVAMGYGSGTTDFPYLISPATALLGLSQEHNITFFNTTSNWDLPTAQSTASNASVAIVFATATSGENFVSIDGNAGDRNNLTLWDNGDALIRAVAAVNPNTIVVLHTSGPVVIDHADKHPNISAILWAGFPGQESGNGLADVLFGDVHPQGRSPFTWGKDLESYGVELLTVAPDPRSPRQEFPEGVFVDYRWFLSEGKGERGRVTYGFGHGVGYTEFEYGDLVVERVGERGGYEVNKGRTIPAPVMGEVVDIGDLEGWTEPEGFEGWRIPRYVYPWVNATVYNSENGTARSPGIGDFPPEARDGGVQEELPAGGKEGGNEGLYEVLFEVKVDVKNAGTREGVEVVQLYLSPNNPLAPSLLLRGFDDVLLAPNATKTVTFSLTRRDISEWNTEAQNWEILTEYQQTVFVGSSSMDLRLNRTLPL